In Streptantibioticus cattleyicolor NRRL 8057 = DSM 46488, a genomic segment contains:
- a CDS encoding peptidase C39 family protein, whose protein sequence is MTRSAPRRAVLAAALATAATAAVPGTARAARPARSATPPDAGAAFVDHHSWASYPDWRRGTADGTRAVAGRRPGIVIGRPAGTTEYHDPHTGTTAAWEYATWTGPVRTLPHGATELVASWNAHTPEGTWIQAELAGTYQDGTATPWYVMGRWAAGDTDIKRTSVDGQGDGRSAISTDTFAVDDPASGVRLAAYRLRLTLYRRPGTQLTPTVWRVGAMASDIPDRFTVPPSVPGHGAGTELRVPRYSQEIHKGQYPQYDNGGEAWCSPTSSQMVVEYWGRRPTPAQLAWVDPAYADPQVDHAARYTYDYQYQGCGNWPFNAAYAATYRDMESVITRLRSLTDVEHLVRHGIPVITSQSFLAKELDGAGYGTAGHLMCVIGFTRTGDVIANDPASADDAAVRRVYERAQFETVWLRTKRYNASGKVVGGTGGVAYLYWPTGLGGAARRALQEVGVV, encoded by the coding sequence ATGACACGTTCCGCCCCCCGGCGCGCGGTTCTGGCCGCCGCGCTCGCCACCGCCGCGACCGCCGCCGTCCCCGGCACCGCCCGCGCCGCCCGGCCGGCCCGCTCCGCCACCCCACCCGACGCCGGGGCCGCCTTCGTGGATCACCACTCCTGGGCCTCGTACCCCGACTGGCGCCGGGGTACCGCCGACGGCACCCGGGCGGTGGCCGGCCGGCGCCCCGGCATCGTCATCGGCCGGCCGGCCGGCACCACCGAGTACCACGACCCGCACACCGGCACCACGGCCGCCTGGGAGTACGCCACCTGGACCGGCCCGGTGCGCACGCTGCCGCACGGCGCCACCGAACTGGTCGCCTCCTGGAACGCCCACACCCCCGAAGGCACCTGGATCCAGGCCGAGTTGGCGGGCACCTACCAGGACGGCACGGCCACCCCGTGGTACGTCATGGGCCGCTGGGCCGCCGGGGACACCGACATCAAACGCACCTCGGTGGACGGCCAGGGCGACGGGCGCAGCGCCATCTCCACCGACACCTTCGCGGTCGACGACCCGGCGAGCGGCGTCCGGCTGGCCGCCTACCGGCTGCGGCTGACCCTCTACCGCAGACCCGGCACGCAACTGACCCCCACCGTCTGGCGGGTCGGCGCGATGGCCTCCGACATCCCCGACCGCTTCACCGTGCCGCCCTCCGTCCCGGGCCACGGCGCCGGGACCGAACTGCGGGTGCCGCGCTACTCGCAGGAGATCCACAAGGGCCAGTACCCGCAGTACGACAACGGCGGCGAGGCGTGGTGCTCGCCGACCTCCTCGCAGATGGTCGTGGAGTACTGGGGGCGCCGCCCCACCCCCGCCCAACTCGCCTGGGTGGACCCGGCCTACGCCGACCCGCAGGTCGACCACGCCGCCCGGTACACCTACGACTACCAGTACCAAGGCTGCGGCAACTGGCCGTTCAACGCCGCCTACGCGGCCACCTACCGCGACATGGAGTCCGTCATCACCCGGCTGCGGTCGCTGACCGACGTCGAGCACCTGGTGCGCCACGGCATCCCGGTCATCACCTCGCAGTCCTTCCTCGCCAAGGAACTCGACGGCGCCGGCTACGGAACCGCCGGCCACCTGATGTGCGTCATCGGGTTCACCAGGACCGGGGACGTCATCGCCAACGACCCGGCGAGCGCCGACGACGCGGCGGTGCGCCGGGTGTACGAGCGGGCGCAGTTCGAGACGGTGTGGCTGCGGACGAAGCGCTACAACGCCTCGGGCAAGGTCGTCGGGGGCACCGGCGGCGTCGCCTACCTGTACTGGCCCACCGGCCTCGGCGGCGCCGCCCGGCGCGCGCTGCAGGAGGTGGGCGTGGTCTGA
- a CDS encoding M24 family metallopeptidase, which translates to MIVVTDSQGARAIANLYPADRIETARQAAAAAGLDALLVSPGADLRYLTGYHALPLERLTALVVPVEADPVLIVPALEKPAAAASPVGGLGIEILGWAETDDPYALVAERLPAGVKRIAIDDHMWAEKVLALRAALPQAEQSLAGEVLRPLRARKSPAEVEALRRAGAAIDRVHRRMGEWLRPGRTEREVARDIADAIVEAGHATCDFVIVGAGPNSASPHHEVSDRPIRPGEPVVVDIGGTTHDGYCSDSTRTYAAGEPHDDFRELYAVLQRAQQAQTEAVRPGITAQELDAVGRDIIEDAGYGDHFIHRTGHGIGLETHEEPYIVAGSEVPLEPGMAFSIEPGIYLPGRFGARIEDIAVCTEDGGERLNLTGRDLVVLPG; encoded by the coding sequence GTGATCGTCGTGACTGACTCCCAGGGCGCCCGTGCCATCGCCAACCTCTACCCGGCCGACCGCATCGAGACCGCCCGGCAGGCCGCTGCCGCCGCCGGCCTCGACGCGCTGCTCGTCTCACCCGGTGCCGACCTGCGGTACCTCACCGGCTACCACGCGCTGCCGCTGGAGCGGCTGACCGCCCTGGTGGTCCCGGTCGAGGCGGACCCGGTGCTGATCGTCCCCGCGCTGGAGAAGCCGGCCGCCGCCGCCTCCCCGGTGGGCGGCCTCGGCATCGAGATCTTGGGCTGGGCCGAGACCGACGACCCGTACGCGCTGGTGGCCGAGCGGCTGCCGGCCGGGGTGAAGCGGATCGCCATCGACGACCACATGTGGGCCGAGAAGGTGCTCGCGCTGCGGGCGGCGCTGCCGCAGGCCGAGCAGAGCCTCGCCGGCGAGGTGCTGCGTCCGCTGCGGGCCCGCAAGAGCCCCGCCGAGGTGGAGGCGCTGCGCCGGGCCGGCGCCGCCATCGACCGGGTGCACCGCCGGATGGGGGAGTGGCTGCGCCCCGGCCGGACCGAGCGCGAGGTGGCCCGGGACATCGCCGACGCCATCGTCGAGGCCGGCCACGCCACCTGCGACTTCGTGATCGTCGGCGCCGGCCCCAACAGCGCCAGCCCGCACCACGAGGTCTCCGACCGGCCGATCCGCCCCGGCGAGCCGGTGGTGGTCGACATCGGCGGCACCACCCACGACGGCTACTGCTCGGACTCCACCCGCACCTACGCCGCCGGTGAGCCGCACGACGACTTCCGCGAGCTGTACGCCGTCCTCCAGCGGGCCCAGCAGGCGCAGACCGAGGCGGTCCGCCCCGGCATCACCGCTCAGGAACTCGACGCGGTGGGCCGCGACATCATCGAGGACGCCGGGTACGGCGACCACTTCATCCACCGCACCGGCCACGGCATCGGGCTGGAGACCCACGAGGAGCCGTACATCGTGGCCGGCAGCGAGGTGCCGCTGGAGCCCGGGATGGCGTTCTCCATCGAGCCCGGCATCTACCTGCCCGGCCGGTTCGGCGCCCGGATCGAGGACATCGCGGTGTGCACCGAGGACGGCGGCGAACGCCTCAACCTCACCGGCCGCGATCTGGTCGTGCTGCCCGGCTGA